GTGACAGGAGCAAAGGTGGGGCTTCAGGGAACCAAGTACAAACGCTTCCTGCCCGTTCACATCTCCTTAAAAGGAAATCCACCCAGTGGCGAAACTGCCATGTCCCATGTGTGACCTTCtgtcaggaaaggggggggggaaatctgtgaCAGCTTTTCCGTCTCTGAAGTTCATTCTTTCAGAACGTGGAAGTCGAAAGGCTTCAGGTGGCTATTGCAGAATTCTtggtcgtttttttttttttttttttgtcttttggacAGATACGTAGTTCCTTATCAAGAGGTGTACTTGAAGATCCTATTAAAATATACCAGGGCTCATAACAGCTATATAAATATTCAAAAAAAACAAGAGACACCCccaaattattttatttgaaataatgATCTATAATAATAGTTACTTTTTCTTATTTATGTAGCACTCTCAGTTTACATGGCACTTTTAATAAtgccatgtgtgtttgtgtgtgccgtcaagtcatagctgacttatggtgaccctgtagggttttcaatgcatgagatgttcagagatggtttgccattgcctgcctctgcgtgggctgagagcgttctgagagaactgtgactggcccaaggtcacccagcaggctttatgtggaggaggggggaatcgaacccggtcctccagattacagtctgccgttCTTAACAACTGTGCCATGCTGGCTATGCCttagcaaaatttaaaaagagaaatccGTCCCAGAGAACTTACAACATTCTACAAAGAGAAAGTTCTGAACTTGTTTTCATTAGGTGTGTATCCCAATTAACAGAGCTgaaattttcatctgaatggtGCCGTTCTGTCCAATGGGACTATGTAATAAAGGGTGAGTCCCTTGAAATCAGGGACATCTGAAACAAACAGGCAAAACAAGAAAGATGGAAGACTTGTATCTTTTCAAGGATGATATTCCCGACTGCTGGTCTCAACCTGCTGAGCAACTTGTTAGGTTGTGTTTGAACTGGAGTGGTTTAAACTGAACAGCACAGCTGACGCTTTTTATGGTACACACCAGGACAAGTTATCTGTAGTACACTGTGTGTGTACAGGTGCTTCCTCACATGGCTGGGATGAGTATAAAAACAAGAGTGGCATGTGGAAAGCTAGCATGCCAAGGAAGAACTGTAGCCTAGGTTCCTTCCTGATATGCTAGATTTTTAAGTGAATGGAGAAGAGTGATTGGTGTTTGGGATGTGTAACAATATTCCATCATGCTATCCCTTATCTGCAATCAGAAGTGGTGCAGTCCAAGAAGGCGTGTGCCACATTATATTCTGAACATGTAGCATGGATCTCAGCCATCTGGACAGGCTCTGGCATAGAGTATGTAACACaatggctgtttatgcatggctgtttcctcagtcaccccaccgactattttggggctttgttttgattatgcttgcaggtggtgtagtggttaaaagaggtggtttggagcggtggaatctgatctggagaaccaggtttgattctccactcctccacaggagaggcggaggctaatctggtgaactggatttgtttccccactcctacacatgaccttgggctagtcacactctctcagccccacctacctcacagggtgtctgttgtggggaggggaagggaaggtgattgtaagccggtttgattctgccttaagtggtagagaaagtcaccatataaaaaccaactcctcctcttcttcattttcaggccatcagaggtcgcctcgctctccctgctcgtttcccctgtgttttctggatctgTGCTTAGCCAGTATCcagaaaatgcacagaaacacacaggtggagcgaggcgacctctgatggtcggaaaatgtaagcataatcaaagcaaagccctgaagtagttggcggggtgactgaggggaaacagctatgcaaaaatggccagtgcTGTTATTACATGCATGTGGTCCCAGGGTATGAATGTAAAGCACATCGCACAGCTACCTTGCTGGAACCCTCTGTACACTCCCTTGGATTCTATGATTGAagcaaggcaggatataaatgaaaacaCGTGTTTAATGTCCACAGAAgtgactttaaattcttaaagTGCTTGAAAGATATTAAAATCAAAATCACAATAACCAAAAATTGAGTTACTGTACAAGCATAAcagtaactacaataataataatatcgctagttaacaatagtttaaccttgtcgtgcctttaaggaaactaCTGTTACCAGATATTTCGCAACacgtttggttatttctgggtcaacaTCACCTaacagaaatgggaccacccaagagtcagcaggaagatgatgtcttgataaaatgggtgcaATCCAGGTGGCCCTAGGTATAGCCCATAGATCACAGAACAACAGATGGTGATCTATtgtctcaattgctcctgatgcacagacaCATAGCCTATCTGAAAATGGGGTTATATCAAACCGACCACTCAATTCAGCTGTTGGAAGGCATGACGACATCTGTTTAATTAATTTACCTTTCCTAAAAGCATCTGGCTGTGCCACAAACTGGCTTTTATTCAACCACATGCTCCGCTGTCTTTTTTTACCTGCCAAGCTCCGAGGTCAAAGTTTTTGCTTTTCACGTGATCCCTTTTCAGCTGTCACTCGCCCCCGCCAAGGAGAACAGGGCGTTGCATTCTTCGCATTGCGTGAAATTCCTGCTCCATACCAGCAGGACTGTAGCTGTACGAGGCGGCACAGAAACCAGTTTGCTGAACATTCTCCAGGGCCCATTAGCCCAGAGGGAATTCAGGGCACGCAGATCATTAACAATGCCAAGACCAGAGGAGGGGATGGGGTGGGAGGAAGCTGAAGAGTAACAAGAGAACTGGAcacttaaagactagcaaataaGCGGGTacaaattctgacacagcaagGCTCTCAGTATGcagcagcaaaaccaaaacagagTCTAATGGCCCCGatcggtttgtgtgtgtgtgcgttaagtgccgtcaagtcgtttccgactcatggcgaccctatgaatcaatgtcctccaaagtgtatgcgacgaacagctttggactttccttttgcatccattcatgtcaaccactgaacgtcctttcggctttagtccagtcgcgtcattaagaacagcgctacttgtacttgtcctccactctgccccagtagctgattgagtgccttcCAACCTGGGGGtctcatcttccagcactattcattttggattgtctcatcatagggttttcaaggtaaaggttggtcagaagtggtttaccagtgcctgtAGCATAAAACGTTTTGTGGCCATTGGGTTTTTCAAGCTATTTTACTCTTTGAGACCTAATTTTGTAATAAAATATAGGGAAAGGGGTATCTCTTAGTGGTTTTCTCAGTAGAGGGTTTGCTTCATAGTATTTATGGGCTCAGGCCTAAGCcagtaatatatttttttaaacccacatTCTACAACCACCTGTCTCTGAGGCCCCAATACAGTTGCCCAGATAAGCTTTGCTTGGGTGCCTGAAGATTCTCTGGTGGATCTTTCGAGAAAAGTTCCACCATCATTATAtttcttattattttattatttattcccCTGGTTTTGACTGTGCTTTTCAACCACcgaaggaaacctccacattcataggcagtaaacctctgaataccagtaccaagaggcaatatcaggggaaggccttggactCTATGACTTGTTATTGGCCCTCCATAGTAATAGATTGGCTGctctgtgagacaggatactggactagatggaccactggtctgatccagtagggcttttcttatgttcttaatctgtgTCATCCTCTGCCCCCTTCACTGGCCTCCCCATCAGTCCCAAACTTCTTACCCACCCTATCTTTCCGCCCATTCACTTATCCCTGCCTGTGACCTTCACTTCCCCCCAACACTACTCCTATAAgatacctaaaaaaaaaaaaaaacccacccaatcTCCCTTGCTTTCTTTCaagggtgatgtagtggttaagagtggtggtttggcgtggtggaatctaatctggagaatcgggtccgaatccccactcctctacatgagcggcggacgccaatctggtgaaccatgttggtttccccactcctccacatgaagccagctgggtgaccttgggctagtcacagctctcttagagctctctcagccccacctaccccacagggtgtctgttgtgaggaggggaagggaaggtgattgtaagccagtttgattcttccttaagtggtagagaaagtcagcatataaaaaccaactcctcttcttctcataCCTACAACTCTTTCTTGGAACTGTGACTTGGTGCCACCTCTATCACCCTccttcagtccctcccctcttgaaAATCTGTCCTTGTCTTGCAGGACCTTGCTTAACCCCACCCAATCTTTATCCCCCAGGAAGTCTGAATGCATGTAAAATGCACTTGTTTCAATTCAGCCCTTGTATTCAtctttttacccttcccttcGTCCCATTGCCATACTTTAGATCCTTGATGTAGGGgagctgacaaagggagctttgactctcagaagcttatacccccaaaaatcttcttggtcttttGACAGGCTATGAGGACTCGAATCAGACTGTTCTACCGCAGATCttcatggctaccttctgaaactatcttgaTGTAGAGGGCTGTCTTTTGTGCATGCACAGGGAttgtagaaaagaaaaataataaaaccgGCCTTTGAATTCTCTTTTCTACCTGCCTTTGCTGTTTATATTTGAGTCGAGGAGAGTCACTGTCCTGCGGCCATCCTCTGCTGGCTATTGAGAAGGGATAATGGAATGAGTCCATCTCTAAAGAAATACATTCAAAGCCATAAAAAATTAATATCAGCACCTTCAATGATGCCCAGAGAACTACAGAAGGGTAGCACCAATGCTGAAGCATGGGTGAAAATATATTTACACACAAACCAATATGACACTGCCTTACACAAagccagacctttggtccatctagCACAGTACTGGCTAATTGGACTGGCAGAATAGTTCTTTGGCCCCAGGCAGAACAATAGCTTTCCCTATATCTGCTGCCCAAGACTCTGGATTGATCGATTTACAACACTTACATCCTGTCTTTCTGTCTAGTCAAGGCCTCCTAGGTttgttgaacctgggacctttggagTGCAAAGCACATGTTGTACCACAGCTCTGACGCTGCTAATGCATCTCCATCAGAAAGTGAGAGTGTTTCATTCTAGCCGACGCTTAATATCTCATGTAAAGGCTGCTGTGGTTGTTAAACCTTAACCACAAACTGTTTTCCCAACCTCCAAGAAAAAAGACatatttacacatgaagctgcctcttactgaatcagaccatcagtctatcaaggtcagtgttgtctactcagactggcagcagctttccagggtttcaggcagaggtctttcacatcacctactacctacgtggtgcagagtggtaagctgcagtacagcagtccaagctctgctcaggacctgagttcgatcccaacggaagttagtttcaggtagccggctcaaggttgactcagccttccatccttccgaggtcagtaagatgagcacccagcttgctgggggtaaagggaagatgactggggaaggcactggcaaaccaccccgcaaaacaaaaatctgcctagtaaacgtcgggatgtgtggtcaccccatgggtcaggaatgacccggtgcttgcacaggggacctttacctttttactacctaccacctgatccttttaactggaaacaccagggattgaacctgggaccttctacacgcgaagcagatgctctaccactgagcccctatCAGACTTGTAAGACAGACCCACCTACTGACCTATTACAGATCAATAGAAAATTCTCCCACTCTCAGCTGAACCTCAGGTCCTTGCCACAACCTGCTCATTTTGAGGGGGCTTATGGTGGAGAGCTTCTCAGGGGATTCCACCCCACATACCTAGGAGAATTCTCAGCAAGAAAACCTGGGAACTTCCCTGACTCAGCAGTACGTAATGCATTCTCCTCCCTCATTTACCATAAACTGACTATTCTTGATTAAGGATTCCAACTTCTGCAATGCAATATTGCACAATAGCAGCAGTTAAGAATCAGAGGTCGTCAGGCCCACGTTGTCAGTCGAGGGCTGTTACTCACGCAGGTGGTTCCGGTGGAAGTCAAAGAGATGACTTATTGCGCCAAGGAGGGCAATCAGCGAGTGCTTCATATTCCAGTGCCAAAGACTATATATACGTATAGAACTGTTGCACAATAAACCTAGGCAAGAAAGGAACTCGGCCAGGGGAAAGGAGAACGTTGGGAGGGAAAATCTGCCACCTAGCTCAGCAGATTTCAACATACCTGAATGACTGGGGATGCATAACTACTATTTACCTATGAGTAATCCTCAAATGGACACACCTTGGCTACTGCCTATTTTACATTTGTGTGCTTTTTTAAAGAATACAAAATGTCTTTGAACCTAGGACTGGTTTACAAACCAAGGTGAAAACCAACAGCTGAATGTGCAAATTGATACTGTAAAGCACCATGATGCGGGTGATACAAAGTCAACTAAAAATTCCATCAGCATTGTTTGATCTACAACAGGGCTTTCACACATACTCATAACCGCTTGGTGCTGACTCAGAATACATACTGTGAGATCTGGTTAAAATCTCAATTTAGCTGCGAAAACGCTGTGGATAGCTTTAGGTAAGCAGCTATGCCTTCCTCTTTACAATATAAATTTAATATTACAAGGTTGTTATAGACTACTGAAATGACTCCAGAAATAGCCATGTAAAGTGTATTGCACTAAAACACAGGAATCTTGGGACACCttaaggaccaacaagattttattccagcataagcttgcTTGGGCAAGACCCCAAGTGTTTTGTGAATGATGTACAAAATGCTAATATTAACCAGCCTCATCCGAATGATTTTGATTGTTCAGCCAGCGTTGTGAGACACACATCCTGAAAGTTTTAGAGACTGCAACAGGCTTCCCCTTTATTCAAAGAAGCTTGCCGTCAGATATTAACATGCTGGATTCTTTCcaagttccagatttaaaaaaaagtgaCGTTGCATAACTGGAAATGCCAATCTACATGGCTTCCTTCCTGCTCCACAGTGAGACACGCTGGAATCCATGCCTTTTCGTAGAGAGCAGTATGGATTGCTGGCCCTGCTTCATGCAGATTATTAAATGCTGCTGCTTGCAGACAGCATGataatggggtgggggaacagattGTAAAGGCAGAGATCTGCAGCCTTACATTTGTTCCAGGTCACAGCATTTGTGGAGCTGGCTCATGGGACACAACACTCCTACCACAATTATCACCTATCAATAATCATTTTAGTTTGCAGCTGTATACTATTGAATTTAATTGGGGTGTGGCTTCCACAGACCCCCCCATCAAAGTGCATCGGTCCCTTTTGCTCAAATGATCCATGTTTAGCATAGTTGTagcatgtttttttccccagagtAGGGCCCAGGGTATAGTTGGAAGGTCCAGCAAACTTGTTAAAGCCAAGCAGGCCTTGATCTGGTCAATGCCTGTGCACATCACTTTTGAGTTCCACAAAGGAAAACAGGATATGATAGCAGTAGATAGAGATGTAGTGTATTTTCTTAATTTATAAGAAAGTCACCCTACACACAGATACACAAGTGCCCACCCTGACCAGATTTACCTTCCTGCTGTTCTAAACATCCTAGCAGATCTAAGTATCACTGGACTTTTAGCCACCCTCAAGGGACTGGGGCAGCTAACAGCATGCCCGTAGTATCACTCCCCATccctcccaacccaaagctgaagATTGTTTCAGATATCATTTCTAAGGATGTGCAAAGCCCCATACAACTCCAAAGTTGAGGAACAGGTAGGGGAAAGCCTCATTTGCAGTGGATGGGCTACTTAGAGGACTGTTTCTACATTTGTGATCCAGATGAAATAAGTTCTTTTGTATGTTGAGGGAAGACCATTTGACCTCTTCACACAGCATGCATTTTTTTCAAACTGTTAGCACAGGCCACAATCTAGTGGGATTTTATTTCTCCTCCAATACAGGTTTTACTTTTGCCTATGAGATCCTATTGAGAAACTAATTTATGCGTCACCTGTGGGGTAGACAGATAAGCTACATTTGAAGCTGAGGAAAAGAACATTCTCGCTTTGCAGATTGTTTTACCCCAGATCAGGGTTATAGAGGAATGAGCCAAGATTCATTTTTGTGAGACATTCATAGTTAAGACTTAACAATAGCAGAATAATATTGCAGTAATCGCAATAGGCTAAGATTGAAAGAAAGAACACTCCTTTGCCAAGGGTCAACCAAAAATGATCAGGTGAGAGTCTTATCTGGAATAATGGGATATACTGAGGTTAGGAAAAGGGGAAGGATTATTGCACTTCTGtgttttcattttcatattatacgaacattaaaaacaacaccCCCATTATAAGGTTTTCTCCTAGATGAAATGCAGGGGGAATGCCCTATGATTTAAGGACATAATCCAAATTGTTAAACAGAGTAATAAGATTAAATTGCAGAGCATAAAGTTAGGGGAGGGAccctggctcagcggcagagTAGCTGATTTGTATGTGGAAAGTCCcatgttcaattcctggcatcaccagttaaaggatcaggtcacaggtgatataaaagacctcaacctgagcccctagagagctgctgccacagtTGACAATATAGACCTTAATAGACCAAAGGTCTCActctgtataaagcagctttgtgtgtgttttcgaaggtgtgtgtgtgtgttaagtgctgtcaagtcgcttccgactcatggcgaccctatgaatcaaagtcctccaaatgtcctatctttgacagccttgctcagatcttgcaaactgaaggctgtggcttcctttattgagtccatccatcccttgttgggtcttcctcttttcctgctgccctcaactttccctagcatgactgtctttcccagctTTCAAAGATACCCAAGACAAAATACAAACAAGACATCGTTcaatgttttttgtgtgttttatttctctcAAACTTATTTAAACAGGAGTGgctgaataaaaataaagtttGAGTCCCATTTGACAGGGGAATGACTTGTTAACAGGTCAGGCAAAGAACTGTGGCCCCTTTACCAACCAGTAGAAACCTTGGTGGGAGACGGATAAATAGTTTTGACAAAGTCCATGAATGTTACATAACAGGTGTCATCCATAGTAGGAACAGCTTATGTGTATTTCTTGATTTCGTCGTACAAGACTAGGACAAAAGCACCCCCCATTCCTCTGAGAACATTGGACCACGCCCCCTTGAAGAAGGCCTTTGAGCCCTCTTCACGGGCAATCTTCCGCCAGCAGTCGATCGTACCAGAATACATGATGTCAgctggggggggaaaggaaagtgatgcacacagagctaagaaatcTTGATGTTCCTGACAGCAACCCTAATGTCGTTTTTGCCTCTTCTGAATGGTTACCATGCAAATAGAGGAGGACAGTAGGAATTTCACCACTGACTATAACCAAAGTGTCTAAAATAGAGTCATATAAGCCAGTTTCTCCAAAACCATTCCTAAAAGTGTGTCGTATTGCTCCAGTTACAGGTTTTGGCTCATACTGAGATAGGCAGACACCCCTACTGAGTTTCGATTTGCTCAATGAAAGAATGACAGGAAGTATGATAGACTGTTGTTGCAAGTCTATATATTAAACATACTGAAGATGGCAAACTGTCTAAGTAATATTTTAAGATTGTTTTTGCAGTTtgccaattattattatttttaatctttgtttaatttgttagctgctttcCTTTGGTATTtgttaaatataaatatatgttaAAATCAAATCCTTGATTAACCTGGAAGAATTGTAAAAAGGAATAGACAAGCCAATTAAATTAATGTTTGAACAGATGTCCTAGTTGCAGCGTTATGACTGGAAAGCTCATGAAGATCATCCAGACCACCCCAATCCCACAGAAATAAAGAATAAAAACTTGCCTAAAGATTGCTCTGGGAAAGAGGCTAAAGGATGATAGGTCAAAGGAGCAACTTAATCTCAATTTCTAAGACGTTTGCACTCAAATAAGTCTCATTGGACTTCTTGCTTATAGGCAATCATGGAAATACTTACCTTGATTGCTTACACAGGCTGATCAGAGGACCCTAGGTTATAAGTAGATTGTGCTTTGAAGAAACAGTGTTTGATTTACCTTGTAATCCTAAACAAGTTATACTCCATGCCCACTGACTTTGGTGCATGTGCAATGGTTTAacaatgtttaggattgcatcatTAATGATATTTGGCTCCATGTTCTTTGAATAGATCGATCTGAGTCCTAAGTAATGGTTTTCCTTAAGTGCAGACTAGCAGACTTCAACATGGATTCTACCAGGTGTATGTCAGGTGGGACCAAGCCAGACAAATAGTTAGTCCAATTTAGTATATATACCTGAGACACAACATGCCCATAAGTAATATGTACCCAGCATACAAACAACTAAGTTTAATAGCTTTAAGTAGACATATTCCGAAGAGTTACTGCCAAGATCTCCCTTTCTAAGTCTTCTGTCTATATATAAAGGATGAAACGTCTGTGTGCCACTGGCTGATCTTCTAGCCCCAACATCCCTGGTAGTGGAACAGCTAGTTAGATACGTACCACCTTTGCGGCCAGACTGCATCATCATCCGCCGCCGGACTGTATCAAAGGGATACGAGGTCAGGCCAGCAAGAGCAGTAACCGTCTGAGCAATCATCCAGCTGATCAAGATGTGGGTATTCTTTGGATCAGGAAGCATCCCTGTAAATGAAAGAATTAAGAGCTAAAGAAGCAGCTCAGTCACAGCTATGCCATATAGCCTAGACCTTCCAGTTCCAGCTGGGGAAGTTGAGGACAATCAGAAGCATCCCCAAAAGCTAAACTTACCCTTTGCAGTATCATAGACGCCGAAATAAGCTGCTCTGTAGATAATGATTCCCTGGACAGACACATTGAAGCCCTGGTACAACCCCCGAAGGCCGTCAGACTTGAAGATCTTGGTCAGGCAGTCTCCAAGCCCCTTGAATTCACGCTCGGCTCCAGCTTTTCCCACATCAGCTGCCAGGCGCGTTCGGGCAAAGTCCAGAGGGTAGACGAAGCACAGAGAGGTAGCACCAGCAGCACCTCCAGATGCCAAGTTGCCAGCGAAATAACGCCAAAACTGGGTTCTTTTGTCGACGTTACCCAGAAAGATCTGCTTGTATTTGTCTTTGAAAGCAAAGTTGAGGGCCTGTGTGGGGAAGTATCTGATCACATTGGCCAAATTGCCACGCCAGAAAGACAGGAAGCCCTGCTCCTTGGGGATCCGGACCACACAGTCAATGATGCCCTTGTACTGCTTCTCGACGGTGATCTGCTTGCTTGCATGTTGTACCTATTAAGATATAAGAGGTAACATTCAGTCTGACAACATATggtgttcttcccccccaccctgaaatgTAGACTAGATGCTCAAATTATGCAAACTTTGCACTAAAGTTGACAGAATAAAGGAACAGCATTTGAGGGAGCAATATATACACCAACAATAAAAAGTACCAATCAATACAAGGCCTTGAAGCCAGACTTGGCTGTCCAATCAGAGTCATGACAGTTAGAGAGCTGCTGGCATGCGTGCTGCAGAATTGCCTAAATTGAGAAATCCTGGCTCAAGTTTCAGTTTTTTCCTTCTTGGCCCTGCTGCACAGAAAAGTGACCTTAAATGCTCTGTACTTCCTGCCTACCTGCAGATGACATATCTACGCTTAAATGCAAAGTCCGAGTAAATGCCCTTGAAGCATGAAAATCAAGATGGCTACTCTGAACTGGAAGTCAACTCCCCATTAAAAAACGGCTCTCGGGGAAGAGAAAACTAGGATCAAAGCTCAGATTATGACTAAGGAGGATTCCCTGGTGACAATAGTGACTATCAGACAAGTCATTTAAAGGTGAAGTCCTTCACCTAAGCACATGCCATCCCAGTAACAGCTGCATACCAAGGTGACCCCACTAACCAGCCACCTTTTCAAGGTGTCTTCAGGTCAAGTAGGGTTCTCCATAGAAAGTCAAGGGCCAGGGACCTCCTTGGTCAGTAACTCCAAAAAGCAACAGGCTAAGAAGGCCCATCCCCAAACAGACTAACAAGTGTCCTTGACACATCCACCACGCCCGCCTCTTGCTCCTGGATTGGCAGCAGCGGGGGGGGCCTCTTACACGTAATCCTCACGTGACCGGCTTCGACCCAGATGCCGCCCGTCACTGACCAGAGGTCATCAGCACCTTCAGAGGAATATGTGACCTTGAGAGACCTCAGTGGTCAGATGGGAGCTGAAATACACTTTGtagttccattcaccgcagagcGTGAACCGCTGTTCCACTCTGGGCGTGGGCAAATCACGTGCGCCCAAGAAAGGCCGGCTCAAGCCAGTAGCCTCAAAGGGAAGCTCGGTTTCTTCAGATCCCTTTCACCCTTCAAGGGCACTGGCCATCGCTTCCTTTTTGGCCGCCGGTTTTCCAAAGGAGCTCGCAGAGGCGCCTCTCCAGGAACGGGAATTTAAAAGGTGGCACCGAGAGAGAGGAGGATGTTCTCATGACGCACTAAATGCCTCCACGCTGGGAAGAAATCTCGACGGCTTCGGCTTTCTAGAGAGCCCTTTTCGCTCGGGAGGTGGGATGGGGAGATGGCGGCCG
This window of the Euleptes europaea isolate rEulEur1 chromosome 13, rEulEur1.hap1, whole genome shotgun sequence genome carries:
- the SLC25A5 gene encoding ADP/ATP translocase 2; the protein is MTDAAISFLKDFLAGGVAAAISKTAVAPIERIKLLLQVQHASKQITVEKQYKGIIDCVVRIPKEQGFLSFWRGNLANVIRYFPTQALNFAFKDKYKQIFLGNVDKRTQFWRYFAGNLASGGAAGATSLCFVYPLDFARTRLAADVGKAGAEREFKGLGDCLTKIFKSDGLRGLYQGFNVSVQGIIIYRAAYFGVYDTAKGMLPDPKNTHILISWMIAQTVTALAGLTSYPFDTVRRRMMMQSGRKGADIMYSGTIDCWRKIAREEGSKAFFKGAWSNVLRGMGGAFVLVLYDEIKKYT